The genomic stretch TTTTACAAAAAACACTTGACTTTCAATATTAGGGGATGTATATTAAACCCACAAATAATAACTGCACATTAACAATTAAAAGGACAGCGATGTGTGATATTAGTAAAAGAGGTATAATATGAAACCCAATCAATTAATCATTCAATCTTTAAATCTTTTAATCATAATATTTTTGTTTTGCTTTTTAATTAATTCTTTACTTGCCCAACCTGCCCGTCCGGCTCGCCCGATAGTCGAGCAGGCAGGCCGTGAAACCTGGTGCGGCGTAACCTGGCTCCCTGCTGTGAAGCTATCGCCCGAAGGGACTACTGGATACATATCACGTATGACTGTGCAGGGTGATACCGTTCATTTAGTTTTTGAGAATTCGGACACATACAGATTACCATATGTACGGTCAACGAATGCAGGTATCGACTGGGAGCCAATAAGAGAACTAATTATAGACACAGTACAATTTCCATACTGGAATGTTTCAAATTTAAAGATAGCGTCGAATGATAAAAAATTATATATTTTTTTTATCGGAGGGAGCCATGGTTCAGGACAAACTCCAATTTTTATGTTATCATCTTCTGACCATGGAGATTCTTGGACTGAACCCAGGGCAATCAATCAGGGCAACCCTTTTCCACGTAATGTTGCAATACTTGGCGATAC from Bacteroidota bacterium encodes the following:
- a CDS encoding sialidase family protein, producing the protein MKPNQLIIQSLNLLIIIFLFCFLINSLLAQPARPARPIVEQAGRETWCGVTWLPAVKLSPEGTTGYISRMTVQGDTVHLVFENSDTYRLPYVRSTNAGIDWEPIRELIIDTVQFPYWNVSNLKIASNDKKLYIFFIGGSHGSGQTPIFMLSSSDHGDSWTEPRAINQGNPFPRNVAILGDT